From one [Ruminococcus] lactaris ATCC 29176 genomic stretch:
- a CDS encoding HAD family hydrolase, producing the protein MKYKNIVFDFGNVIGTFNGREIIRSFVTDATDVDYLCDLIYAHWAELDSGAIDYQEYRNEILRTIPERLYDPVDLFFREWPGCAKPLPQTLAFVRELKERGIPVYLLSNAPTYFADYMKDHEILKPFDGILFSAPIHMAKPDQEIYEYFFRKFDLNPSECFFIDDLEKNIQGAKDAGMDGIIFTGDIQAVKDAIDF; encoded by the coding sequence ATGAAATATAAGAATATCGTATTTGACTTTGGAAATGTGATTGGAACTTTTAACGGCAGAGAGATCATTCGTTCTTTTGTTACTGATGCGACTGATGTCGATTATCTCTGCGATCTGATCTATGCACACTGGGCTGAACTGGACAGCGGTGCGATCGATTATCAGGAGTATCGAAATGAAATTTTGCGTACGATTCCCGAAAGGCTTTATGATCCCGTGGATCTTTTCTTCCGTGAATGGCCTGGCTGTGCAAAGCCACTGCCACAGACGCTTGCATTTGTCCGGGAATTGAAAGAGCGGGGAATCCCGGTCTATCTCCTTTCCAATGCACCGACTTACTTTGCAGATTATATGAAGGATCACGAGATCCTGAAGCCTTTTGACGGGATCCTGTTCTCTGCTCCGATCCACATGGCAAAACCGGATCAGGAAATTTACGAATATTTCTTCCGCAAATTTGATCTGAATCCTTCTGAATGCTTCTTTATTGACGATCTTGAAAAAAATATCCAGGGAGCGAAAGATGCCGGTATGGACGGAATCATCTTTACCGGTGATATCCAGGCAGTAAAAGATGCCATTGATTTCTGA
- the smpB gene encoding SsrA-binding protein SmpB — MAKTEKKLIANNKKAYHDYFILEKYEVGLVLHGTEVKSLRMGKCSIKESFIRVEDGEMYIYGMHISPYEKGNIFNKDPLRVRKLLLHKKEILKISGKMKEQGITVVPLQVYFSGSLVKMEIGLAKGKKLYDKRDDIAKKDQKREAQREFKVRNL; from the coding sequence ATGGCAAAGACAGAAAAAAAGCTGATCGCAAATAATAAAAAGGCATACCATGATTATTTTATCCTTGAAAAATATGAAGTGGGGCTGGTACTTCACGGAACGGAAGTTAAGTCTCTGCGTATGGGAAAGTGCAGTATTAAAGAGTCATTTATCCGGGTGGAAGATGGCGAGATGTATATTTACGGCATGCATATTTCTCCATATGAAAAGGGAAATATTTTCAATAAGGATCCGCTGCGTGTGAGAAAGCTACTTCTCCATAAAAAGGAAATTTTAAAGATTTCCGGCAAAATGAAAGAGCAGGGAATTACGGTAGTGCCGTTGCAGGTCTATTTCAGCGGAAGTCTTGTGAAAATGGAGATCGGGCTTGCAAAAGGTAAGAAGCTGTATGACAAGCGTGATGATATCGCAAAGAAAGATCAGAAGCGGGAAGCCCAGCGGGAGTTCAAAGTGAGAAATCTGTAG
- the rnr gene encoding ribonuclease R, whose product MDQTFEKRKKVIYDFICDDFYVPMKIKEIAMVLQITKEQRKELQEVLDSLVEEGKISLSKRGKYSKGQAKRIMGTFQANIRGFGFVMVEGQEEDIFIPAENVNGAFQGDEVECIITGSPSGRRQEGKIVGIISHQVTKVVGLYEKSKSFGFVRPDNQRFLKDIYIPAGKELHAMTGHKVVVELTSYGGEHMKPEGKIIEILGHVNDPGTDILSIVKDFDIPTEFPEKVLNQAVRVGKEVSEADMAGRMDLRDWQMVTIDGEDAKDLDDAVSVVMDGENYRLGVHIADVTNYVQERSALDWEALKRGTSVYLADRVIPMLPQTLSNGICSLNAGENRLTLSCIMTVTPEGEVVDHQIAETVICVDKRMSYNGVAKVLAGDAEALEADREFVPMILRMKELSDIIRERRAKRGSIDFDFPETKIILDEKGRPVEIKPYDRNDATKIIEDFMLLANETVAEEYFWREIPFLYRTHDVPDEEKIRKLGTFINNFGYNLHVRNEVRPKEIQKLLCKVEGTPEEPLISRLALRSMKQAKYTTENTGHFGLAAKYYTHFTSPIRRYPDLQIHRIIKENLRGRLTGERMEHYRKILTEVASQCSQRERTAEESEREVVKLKKAEYMQAHIGGEYEGVISGVTKWGVYVELPNTIEGLIHVADMRDDHYNFIEETYEMVGEHTGKTWKLGQKVQIRVTDADRLQRTVNFEFV is encoded by the coding sequence ATGGATCAGACATTTGAAAAGCGTAAAAAGGTCATTTATGATTTTATCTGTGATGATTTTTATGTGCCGATGAAAATAAAAGAGATCGCCATGGTTCTTCAGATCACGAAGGAGCAGAGGAAAGAGCTGCAGGAAGTGCTGGACAGTCTGGTAGAGGAAGGCAAAATTTCTCTTTCCAAGCGTGGAAAGTACAGCAAGGGTCAGGCGAAAAGAATCATGGGAACATTCCAAGCGAACATCCGTGGATTTGGATTTGTTATGGTAGAAGGACAGGAAGAAGATATCTTTATTCCTGCGGAAAATGTAAATGGTGCATTCCAGGGGGATGAAGTGGAGTGTATTATTACAGGTAGTCCAAGCGGCAGACGGCAGGAGGGAAAGATTGTCGGAATTATTTCTCATCAGGTGACTAAAGTGGTCGGATTGTATGAGAAGAGCAAAAGTTTTGGATTTGTGCGTCCGGATAATCAGAGATTCCTGAAAGATATTTATATCCCTGCAGGAAAAGAACTCCATGCAATGACCGGACATAAGGTAGTTGTGGAACTGACATCCTATGGCGGGGAGCATATGAAACCGGAAGGAAAGATCATTGAGATCCTGGGTCATGTGAATGATCCCGGTACAGATATTCTTTCCATCGTGAAAGATTTTGATATCCCTACAGAATTTCCTGAAAAAGTGCTGAATCAGGCTGTTCGTGTGGGAAAAGAAGTATCAGAGGCTGATATGGCAGGAAGAATGGATCTGCGGGACTGGCAGATGGTCACGATCGACGGGGAAGATGCAAAAGATCTGGATGATGCGGTTTCTGTTGTGATGGACGGAGAAAATTACAGGCTGGGAGTTCATATTGCTGATGTGACAAATTATGTGCAGGAGAGAAGTGCATTGGACTGGGAGGCACTGAAACGTGGAACAAGCGTTTATCTTGCTGACCGGGTGATCCCGATGCTGCCACAGACTTTGTCAAATGGAATCTGCTCTCTGAATGCAGGAGAGAACCGGCTTACCCTGTCCTGTATCATGACGGTGACACCGGAGGGCGAAGTTGTGGATCATCAGATTGCTGAAACGGTAATCTGCGTAGATAAAAGAATGAGTTATAACGGAGTGGCAAAGGTTCTTGCAGGGGATGCCGAGGCACTGGAAGCGGATCGGGAGTTTGTCCCGATGATCCTGCGGATGAAAGAATTGTCTGATATTATCAGGGAAAGGCGTGCAAAGAGAGGTTCGATCGACTTTGATTTTCCTGAGACAAAAATCATTCTGGATGAAAAGGGACGTCCTGTTGAGATCAAGCCTTATGACCGGAATGATGCAACAAAGATCATAGAAGATTTTATGCTTCTTGCAAATGAGACAGTTGCAGAGGAATATTTCTGGAGAGAGATTCCATTTCTCTACAGAACGCATGATGTGCCTGACGAAGAAAAAATCCGTAAGTTAGGTACATTTATCAATAATTTCGGTTATAACCTGCATGTAAGAAATGAAGTCAGACCGAAAGAAATCCAAAAGCTTCTGTGCAAAGTTGAGGGAACCCCGGAAGAACCACTGATCAGCCGGCTTGCCCTGCGGTCAATGAAGCAGGCAAAATATACAACAGAAAATACAGGGCATTTTGGACTGGCAGCGAAATATTATACGCATTTCACTTCTCCGATCCGCCGATATCCTGATCTTCAGATCCATCGGATCATCAAGGAAAATCTGCGGGGAAGGCTGACCGGGGAACGGATGGAGCATTACAGAAAGATTCTGACCGAAGTTGCATCTCAGTGCAGTCAGCGGGAGCGGACAGCGGAAGAGTCCGAGCGTGAAGTGGTCAAATTGAAAAAAGCAGAGTATATGCAGGCTCATATTGGCGGAGAGTATGAGGGCGTGATCTCCGGTGTGACAAAATGGGGAGTTTATGTAGAACTTCCGAATACGATCGAAGGTCTGATCCATGTTGCAGATATGAGGGATGACCATTATAATTTTATAGAAGAAACTTATGAGATGGTTGGCGAGCATACAGGAAAGACCTGGAAATTAGGACAGAAAGTACAGATCCGGGTGACAGATGCTGACCGGTTGCAGAGGACAGTTAATTTTGAGTTTGTCTGA
- the secG gene encoding preprotein translocase subunit SecG, with product MDILKIVLYIVFVIDCIALSAIILLQEGKSAGLGTIGGVADSYWGQNKGRSMEGALVKSTKFLAILFLVLSVVLNLKVFN from the coding sequence ATGGACATTTTAAAGATTGTATTATACATTGTCTTTGTTATAGACTGTATCGCATTATCAGCGATCATTCTTTTACAGGAAGGTAAGTCTGCAGGTCTTGGAACGATCGGTGGTGTAGCAGATTCATATTGGGGACAGAACAAGGGACGTTCTATGGAAGGTGCACTTGTTAAGTCTACAAAGTTTCTTGCGATCCTGTTCCTCGTACTTTCAGTAGTACTGAACCTGAAGGTTTTTAATTAA